The genomic segment TACATTATAATTGAGGCGAAGAGTAGGGATACTTTACCTCAAGTCTATAGGGATTTAGTGATCAAGGCTAGGGGGATTGCTGGAATTAACTGGGATTCAAGTAAATGCTACGCACTTCCAATACTTCTCCACGCTAATAGAATCGTTATTAAAGTACCCAGTAATTGCATTGCATGGTTCAGGGCAGCGATGGTAAGCATAGATTATGCAGTAACCATTAGGGTCACTGGTACCGCTAAGAAGGCTAAGGCTCAAGCATTATCAATACCCAGCGTATTTTAAGGTATAATACATTGTAATTTAACTACTGCTTACCCTTAATCCTTATCCTAACGGTAATAACGCCGTCACTCTCATCTAGATTTAATAATTCATTATTGGTTACCCTAGCCCAATTAATTAAATCCTGCTTAGCAGCTGGATCAGTGGCTATAACCTTAATAACCTGACCAGGCTTAGCTAATCTAGCAGCCTTAGCGGTTTCAAGCACTGGAATTGGGCATACCTTTCCCTTAACATCAACCGTAATCTCATTATCCTCCTCCATGGTTAAGGTGGGGTTAGTTAATTTAATATGCTATTTCACTTAATGCATAATATGCCCCCTAATGTAGAAAATAACCAATTAATGATCCTATATAAGCCAAGGAGTTAGGAGCCTGAATTATGAGTAGTAAAACAGTGGGTATGGTTGTCCAAAGCGGTGCCGCTAATAGAATATGCTGCGTAGTAGTCTACGCAGCCGCCGCTTTAGCCTCAGGCAGGAAGGTGGTCCTCCACCTGGTTAATGAGGGTTTAGTTGCCTTTAGGAAGGATGTGGCTGGTAAGATTTGGAGCAGTGAGAAGCCTGATGATTGGTCAATATTTCCTGAACAGTATAGGAGTTATGTTGAGGTATTCTTAAAGAATGTTAATGGCGCCATTAAGTCAGGTTCCTTTAAGAATTGGCATGAGATGCTGGCTGAGCTTAAGAAGGAGTATGGTGATAATCTAAAAATATATGCATGCCCCCTAGCCGCTCAAATGTATAATATTAAGAAGGAGGATTTATTAGACATTGTTGATGCAATAGCTGGCGCTGAAACATTCCTAGCAGAGGTTGAGGGAGGTACAGTATTTGTATTTTGATTTCAATTATACAGTTAAAAATTAGGTCTTAATTCTTAAAATGAAAATTCAGTTCAGGATTAAATAATCTCCTTCTAGTATTAAAAGAGAAGATCAATGTTGGTTTTAAGAATTTATAATTAATCAGCAGCCTGGAAGTAGTCACTTAATCCTTCCTCACGCACCTCATCATCACTCATGTTCCCAGTATTAGGCTAATAAATATTGTGTGAAGCCTCTTTATGAGGGGAGGGTTAACTCCAGGGTTGCTTCAGTGTACTGTATGTTAACTAGTAGTAGTTTACTTGACTCATTATAATCATAATTAACTGGAGTTCCATTAACCTTAACACTAATTGGCTTACTGGGTGAGTAAATGAGGATTTCACCAGGTTCAACTAGTGTTAAGGTGGCTTTATAAAGTGGCCTTGAGTACTCCTCATTAATCCTGATTACTGAGGCTGGCATCAATGCGTACTTGGTTAACCCAATTACCCTTGGTTTACTTGAATCATTGAATGCAAGGATTAAGTGGGGCTCAGCCTTCCTTACACATCCCTCCGCTTTACCATCATGAGTAGTCATAGTGTTCACCCTCAGTAAGACCGAGTCCTTAGGTAAACCCAATTTACCAGATTCCAGTGTGTAGCATACTTGGTCAAGATCCCTATGTACGTTAAATAAAGTGATCACAGTAATATCCCTCACAGTGGTTAAGGCGATTAATGGTACTGGTTCAGTATATGGATCATTTAGGAACATTTCATCAGCTAGTTTAGCTGGCTCATCAGGCCTAAGCACAATCCATTGCGGGGTCAAGAACCTCCTAAGTAAATTAACATTAACACCCCTCCTCCAGTATGGGTCCTTATCAATGGCGTCACCAATACCCATTGCGGAGAAGAATAATATCCTGGCCAGTAGGTCAGCGTAAGCGTGATGATCCGTTGTCACCATGACGTCGAAGAAGGGTGCGTAACCCAGTTGAATCGCTAATTGCGAATCATATGCATTATAATAGAGTAGCAGATGCTTAGGTAGTGATGACCCGTAATCCGGGCTTGTTCTAATCATTAATGCATTATTATGCTTAAAGCCTATGAAGTAGTGGTACATATCAGGCATGCATAATTCAATAAGTAAATCATGCTTCCCCGCGGCATTGAATAATGCATCAATATACCTCTCAAGGGCACCAACCTCACTCATGTACACTTCACTGCACCTCTGCCTTAACGTTG from the Caldivirga maquilingensis IC-167 genome contains:
- a CDS encoding sulfurtransferase TusA family protein, with translation MEEDNEITVDVKGKVCPIPVLETAKAARLAKPGQVIKVIATDPAAKQDLINWARVTNNELLNLDESDGVITVRIRIKGKQ
- a CDS encoding DsrE/DsrF/DrsH-like family protein; this encodes MSSKTVGMVVQSGAANRICCVVVYAAAALASGRKVVLHLVNEGLVAFRKDVAGKIWSSEKPDDWSIFPEQYRSYVEVFLKNVNGAIKSGSFKNWHEMLAELKKEYGDNLKIYACPLAAQMYNIKKEDLLDIVDAIAGAETFLAEVEGGTVFVF